From Amycolatopsis sp. cg9, one genomic window encodes:
- a CDS encoding alpha/beta fold hydrolase, which translates to MTTFALVHGGGGSGWDFHLLGPELVARGHDFVAPDLPITDRAAGLSDFTDTVLAALGDASDVAVVGHSYGGFTAPLVASKVRARLLVYLAGMVPAPAEPPGEWWGNTGFAAPAGLSEAEQFFNGVPAALAEECQAHGREQVSKEWDEPWPLAAHPDVPTRVLLCRDDRFFAPDFQRRVARERLGLTPDEIDGPHCVTLSHPVQLADRLVSYL; encoded by the coding sequence ATGACGACTTTCGCGCTGGTCCACGGGGGCGGCGGCAGCGGCTGGGACTTCCACCTCCTCGGCCCGGAGCTGGTCGCCCGCGGGCACGACTTCGTCGCGCCGGACCTGCCGATCACCGACCGGGCGGCCGGGCTTTCCGACTTCACCGACACGGTGCTGGCGGCCTTGGGGGACGCGTCGGACGTCGCCGTCGTCGGGCATTCGTACGGTGGGTTCACGGCGCCGCTGGTCGCGTCGAAGGTGCGGGCGCGCCTGCTCGTCTACCTGGCCGGGATGGTCCCGGCGCCGGCCGAGCCGCCGGGGGAGTGGTGGGGCAACACCGGCTTCGCCGCACCGGCCGGGCTGTCCGAGGCCGAGCAGTTCTTCAACGGCGTCCCGGCCGCGCTGGCCGAGGAGTGCCAGGCGCACGGGCGCGAGCAGGTCAGCAAGGAGTGGGACGAGCCGTGGCCGCTGGCGGCCCACCCGGACGTCCCCACGCGGGTGCTGCTCTGCCGCGACGACCGGTTCTTCGCGCCGGACTTCCAGCGCCGCGTCGCCCGGGAGCGCCTCGGCTTGACGCCGGACGAGATCGACGGCCCGCACTGCGTCACCCTCAGCCACCCGGTCCAGCTGGCCGACCGCCTGGTGAGCTACCTCTAG
- a CDS encoding HypC/HybG/HupF family hydrogenase formation chaperone: MSARDADRALGPVCHDGVCITCSDTAVEVTVVELLDLGFAVVDTGSGREEVSVALVSAGVGDRILVHAGEAIARLENP, from the coding sequence GTGAGCGCCCGTGACGCCGACAGAGCTCTCGGCCCCGTCTGCCACGACGGGGTGTGCATCACCTGCTCCGACACCGCGGTCGAAGTGACCGTAGTCGAACTCCTGGACCTCGGGTTCGCAGTCGTGGATACCGGCTCGGGCCGGGAAGAGGTGAGCGTCGCGCTGGTCTCGGCCGGCGTCGGCGACCGAATCCTGGTGCACGCCGGTGAAGCCATCGCTCGTCTGGAGAATCCCTAG
- a CDS encoding 3D domain-containing protein has product MRPVRVLALAALAAGGLLVAPAAPASAAALPACRHFYPGPIPDRPVTGGQGPGTLVGAVDVSGRLPAPGSVSGGLGADGKVTFTFARVPGAKAYRAFRNGQALQWISDWGQPTLTVTDASPCQDANYQLYAMTAEDNSPGSLGRISTAYRLDTANRLATYRIPAGTTLDYRVTSYNDVAQTALGYSAGPGFCAVDARIVPWGTRFSVPGYGECYAADIGSWIAGDIVDVWLPGSQADAWGIQRLTLTVR; this is encoded by the coding sequence ATGCGCCCAGTCCGGGTCCTCGCACTGGCGGCGCTCGCCGCCGGCGGTCTGCTCGTCGCTCCCGCCGCACCGGCGTCGGCCGCGGCTTTGCCCGCCTGCCGGCACTTCTACCCGGGCCCGATCCCGGACCGCCCGGTCACCGGCGGACAGGGCCCGGGCACCCTCGTCGGCGCGGTGGACGTGAGCGGCCGCCTGCCCGCCCCCGGTTCCGTCAGCGGCGGCCTCGGCGCCGACGGCAAGGTCACCTTCACCTTCGCCCGCGTCCCCGGCGCGAAGGCGTACCGCGCGTTCCGCAACGGCCAGGCCCTGCAGTGGATCAGCGACTGGGGCCAGCCGACGCTCACCGTCACCGACGCGAGCCCGTGCCAGGACGCGAACTACCAGCTCTACGCCATGACGGCGGAGGACAACTCACCCGGCTCGCTCGGCCGGATCTCGACGGCCTACCGCCTCGACACCGCGAACCGGCTCGCGACCTACCGCATCCCCGCCGGCACCACGCTGGACTACCGCGTCACGTCCTACAACGACGTCGCCCAGACCGCGCTCGGCTACAGCGCCGGCCCGGGTTTCTGCGCCGTCGACGCCCGGATCGTCCCGTGGGGCACCCGGTTCTCCGTCCCCGGCTACGGCGAGTGCTACGCGGCGGACATCGGCAGCTGGATCGCCGGCGACATCGTCGACGTCTGGCTGCCCGGGTCCCAGGCCGACGCCTGGGGCATCCAACGGCTCACCCTGACCGTCCGCTGA
- a CDS encoding HNH endonuclease family protein: MAARSFRLSVTQRILLVVAILAVALFGYWVTSRGAGATPPSTAGPVPVSAADAQKQLDELTIAARTSMDGYSREKFKHWDSQGSGCDTREVVLKRDGKDVQTDKDCKATAGTWTSIYDGETWTKPTDLDIDHMVPLGQAWASGAKTWTAEKREQFANDLTRPQLFAVTDNVNQQKSDKAPDQWKPPLVAFWCTYATDWIVVKHHYGLTITQGEKTALTDMLRRC; the protein is encoded by the coding sequence TTGGCGGCCCGCAGCTTTCGGCTCAGCGTGACGCAACGGATCCTGCTGGTAGTCGCGATCCTCGCGGTCGCCCTCTTCGGGTACTGGGTGACGAGCAGGGGGGCGGGCGCGACCCCGCCGTCCACCGCGGGCCCGGTGCCGGTCAGCGCCGCCGACGCGCAGAAGCAGCTCGACGAGCTGACGATCGCCGCGCGGACGTCCATGGACGGCTACTCGCGCGAGAAGTTCAAGCACTGGGACAGCCAGGGCTCCGGCTGCGACACCCGCGAAGTCGTGCTCAAGCGGGACGGCAAGGACGTCCAGACTGACAAGGACTGCAAAGCGACGGCCGGGACGTGGACCAGCATCTACGACGGCGAGACGTGGACGAAGCCGACCGACCTCGACATCGACCACATGGTCCCGCTCGGCCAGGCGTGGGCGAGCGGCGCGAAGACGTGGACGGCCGAGAAGCGCGAGCAGTTCGCCAACGACCTGACCCGGCCGCAGTTGTTCGCCGTCACCGACAACGTCAACCAGCAGAAGAGCGACAAGGCGCCCGACCAGTGGAAACCGCCGCTGGTGGCGTTCTGGTGCACCTACGCGACCGACTGGATCGTGGTGAAGCACCACTACGGCCTGACGATCACGCAGGGGGAGAAAACGGCCTTGACGGACATGTTGCGCCGCTGCTGA
- a CDS encoding ATP-binding protein: protein MTTSKMPQHTAAAAAPLRVFLPADVTAPALARHEVRSALLGFGVCERRLEDVLLATSELVTNAFEHGERPQRLELEYADGHLTLRVYDTGALLPELRAPSPAEARSRGLVLVQALSVDWGFERCPGGKYVWAVFRVADA from the coding sequence ATGACGACGTCGAAGATGCCGCAGCACACCGCCGCGGCAGCCGCCCCCCTGCGGGTGTTCCTCCCGGCCGATGTCACCGCCCCGGCGCTGGCCCGGCACGAGGTCCGGTCGGCGCTGCTCGGCTTCGGCGTGTGCGAGCGCCGGCTGGAAGACGTCCTGCTGGCCACGTCGGAGCTGGTCACGAACGCCTTCGAGCACGGCGAGCGGCCGCAGCGGCTGGAGCTGGAGTACGCGGACGGCCACCTGACGCTGCGCGTGTACGACACCGGCGCGCTGCTGCCCGAGCTGCGGGCGCCGTCCCCGGCCGAGGCGCGCAGCCGCGGGCTGGTGCTGGTCCAGGCGCTGTCGGTGGACTGGGGCTTCGAACGCTGCCCCGGCGGCAAGTACGTCTGGGCGGTCTTCCGGGTCGCCGACGCCTGA
- a CDS encoding tetratricopeptide repeat protein, whose amino-acid sequence MPGRLKKFDEFFQRKAAEGGNVVAMARMGSAMRERGELAEAESWYRKAAMGGDRVSMTSLAHLLAERGAQEEAERWYHEAALAGDPHGMLNLARSYERQGKRDEAQHWYGEAARTGDLPSIAALGHLLREQGKGDEAESWLRQAADAGTTSAMIDLGIVLRDRGQAAEAARWWRSAALAGDLAATCQLGRQAERLGRPGDAESWYRQGATGGNSEAIVRLGLLLHRRGDLEEAESWYLDAAERGDPAAMTNLGVLARNRGDEGEAAAWYRKAAEHGSVPALTNLGHLAEHREDFAEAEQWFRRAARTGDVQGMLSLARMLRSRGAAHEAEQWLARAEHAQDDREHHF is encoded by the coding sequence ATGCCCGGTCGGCTCAAGAAGTTCGACGAGTTCTTCCAGCGCAAAGCCGCTGAAGGCGGCAACGTCGTCGCCATGGCCAGGATGGGCTCGGCCATGCGCGAACGCGGGGAGCTCGCCGAGGCCGAGTCCTGGTACCGCAAGGCCGCCATGGGCGGCGACCGCGTCTCGATGACGTCGCTGGCCCACCTGCTGGCCGAGCGCGGGGCCCAGGAAGAGGCCGAGCGCTGGTACCACGAAGCGGCGCTGGCCGGCGACCCGCACGGGATGCTGAACCTCGCCCGCTCGTACGAACGGCAGGGGAAGCGCGACGAGGCCCAGCACTGGTACGGCGAGGCCGCCCGCACCGGCGACCTGCCCTCGATCGCCGCGCTCGGGCACCTGCTCCGCGAGCAGGGCAAGGGCGACGAGGCCGAGTCGTGGCTGCGGCAGGCCGCCGACGCCGGCACCACCAGCGCGATGATCGACCTGGGCATCGTGCTGCGCGACCGCGGCCAGGCCGCGGAAGCCGCCCGCTGGTGGCGCTCGGCCGCGCTGGCGGGCGACCTCGCGGCCACCTGCCAGCTGGGCAGGCAGGCCGAACGGCTCGGCAGGCCGGGCGACGCCGAGTCGTGGTACCGCCAGGGCGCGACCGGCGGGAACAGCGAGGCGATCGTCCGGCTCGGGCTGCTCCTGCACCGCCGCGGCGACCTCGAGGAAGCGGAGAGCTGGTACCTCGACGCCGCCGAGCGCGGCGACCCGGCGGCGATGACGAACCTCGGCGTGCTGGCCCGCAACCGCGGCGACGAGGGCGAAGCCGCGGCCTGGTACCGCAAGGCCGCCGAGCACGGCAGCGTCCCGGCGCTCACCAACCTCGGCCACCTCGCCGAGCACCGCGAGGACTTCGCGGAGGCCGAGCAGTGGTTCCGCCGCGCCGCCCGCACCGGGGACGTCCAGGGCATGCTGAGCCTGGCCCGGATGCTGCGGTCGCGCGGCGCCGCCCACGAGGCGGAGCAGTGGCTCGCCCGGGCGGAGCACGCGCAGGACGACCGCGAGCACCACTTCTGA
- a CDS encoding hydrogenase expression protein HypE has product MTHAAEQTEEQPIHILWINAGLSCDGDSVALTAATQPSIEEIVLGALPGLPKIAVHWPLIDFECGPDKGADTFIEWFYKADRGELEPFVLVVEGSIPNETIKDEGYWCGFGNNPATGQPMTTSEWLDRLAPKALAVLAAGTCATYGGIHAMEGNPTGAMGVPDYLGWNWKSGAGIPIVCVPGCPTHPDNLSETITYLLYQAAGQAPMIPLDDHLRPQWLFGATVHEGCDRGGYYEQGQFADTYDSPKCLVKLGCWGPVVKCNVPKRGWINGVGGCPNVGGICIGCTMPGFPDKFMPFMDEPPGAHVSSLASGAYGAVIRRLRKITERKADKEPKWRHKGGKLDTGYQAGARS; this is encoded by the coding sequence GTGACGCATGCCGCAGAGCAAACCGAAGAGCAGCCCATCCACATCCTCTGGATCAACGCCGGTCTCTCGTGCGACGGCGACTCCGTCGCGCTGACCGCCGCCACGCAACCGAGCATCGAGGAAATCGTCCTCGGCGCTTTGCCCGGCTTGCCCAAGATCGCGGTCCACTGGCCGTTGATCGACTTCGAGTGCGGTCCGGACAAGGGGGCCGACACCTTCATCGAATGGTTCTACAAGGCCGACCGCGGCGAGCTGGAACCGTTCGTCCTGGTCGTCGAGGGCTCGATCCCGAACGAGACGATCAAGGACGAGGGCTACTGGTGCGGGTTCGGGAACAACCCGGCCACCGGCCAGCCGATGACGACCAGCGAGTGGCTGGACCGCCTGGCCCCCAAGGCCCTGGCCGTGCTCGCCGCGGGCACCTGCGCCACCTACGGCGGCATCCACGCGATGGAGGGCAACCCGACCGGCGCGATGGGCGTGCCCGACTACCTCGGCTGGAACTGGAAGTCCGGGGCCGGCATCCCGATCGTCTGCGTGCCCGGCTGCCCGACCCACCCGGACAACCTGTCCGAGACCATCACCTACCTGCTCTACCAGGCCGCCGGCCAGGCGCCGATGATCCCGCTCGACGACCACCTGCGGCCGCAGTGGCTCTTCGGCGCGACCGTCCACGAGGGCTGCGACCGCGGCGGCTACTACGAGCAGGGCCAGTTCGCCGACACCTACGACTCCCCCAAGTGCCTGGTGAAGCTGGGCTGCTGGGGTCCCGTCGTCAAGTGCAACGTGCCCAAGCGCGGCTGGATCAACGGCGTCGGCGGCTGCCCGAACGTCGGCGGCATCTGCATCGGCTGCACCATGCCGGGCTTCCCGGACAAGTTCATGCCGTTCATGGACGAGCCGCCGGGCGCGCACGTGTCGTCGCTGGCCAGCGGCGCGTACGGGGCGGTGATCCGCCGGCTGCGGAAGATCACCGAGCGCAAGGCCGACAAAGAACCGAAGTGGCGGCACAAGGGCGGCAAGCTCGACACCGGCTACCAGGCGGGGGCGCGGTCATGA
- a CDS encoding nitroreductase family protein, protein MMTPEELLTTTRTVRKRLDLDRPVPLDLVKHCVQVALQAPSGSNTQRWQWLVVTDEDQRAALGRIYSRACHEYLASPNAAGKQFADDPSRAPVQKRVGESVAYLADRMGDVPVLVVPCLETASAELPAGNQAGMWASLLPSVWSYMLAARSVTLGTAWTTLHLKYEQEAAEVLELPKNVHQAALIPTAFYTGDTFKPAARQPLEEVLHLDRW, encoded by the coding sequence ATGATGACGCCCGAAGAGCTCCTGACCACCACCAGGACCGTGCGCAAGCGGCTCGACCTGGATCGCCCCGTGCCGCTGGACCTCGTGAAGCACTGCGTGCAGGTGGCGCTGCAGGCGCCGAGCGGTTCGAACACGCAGCGGTGGCAGTGGCTGGTGGTCACCGACGAGGACCAGCGGGCCGCGCTCGGGCGGATCTACAGCCGCGCCTGCCACGAGTACCTGGCGTCGCCGAACGCAGCGGGCAAGCAGTTCGCGGACGACCCTTCGCGGGCTCCGGTGCAGAAGCGGGTCGGCGAGAGCGTCGCGTACCTGGCCGACCGGATGGGTGACGTCCCGGTGCTGGTGGTGCCGTGCCTGGAGACGGCGTCCGCGGAGCTGCCGGCGGGCAACCAGGCGGGCATGTGGGCGTCGCTGCTGCCGTCGGTGTGGAGCTACATGCTGGCGGCCCGTTCGGTGACGCTCGGCACGGCGTGGACGACGCTGCACCTGAAGTACGAGCAGGAGGCGGCCGAAGTGCTGGAGCTGCCGAAGAACGTGCACCAGGCGGCGTTGATCCCGACGGCGTTCTACACGGGCGACACGTTCAAGCCCGCGGCGCGGCAGCCCCTGGAAGAGGTGCTGCACCTCGATCGCTGGTGA
- a CDS encoding MarR family winged helix-turn-helix transcriptional regulator, whose protein sequence is MTSGPDGLGTRLRHVLEILDGDVARFLADIGLDGYRPRYSPVVRALLARGPLAIRDLAAEMRVTHSAASQTVAQMNRAGLVVLEPGADARQRIVSLTAKARDLLPLIEAEWAATTEASEALEAELPYSLRALLDAIVEALDRKPFRERIGETDAARELR, encoded by the coding sequence ATGACTTCGGGTCCGGACGGACTGGGGACCCGGCTGCGGCACGTCCTCGAGATCCTCGACGGCGACGTCGCGCGGTTCCTCGCCGACATCGGCCTCGACGGCTACCGGCCGCGCTACTCGCCGGTGGTGCGGGCGCTGCTGGCCCGCGGCCCGCTGGCCATCCGCGACCTCGCCGCGGAGATGCGCGTGACGCACTCGGCGGCCAGCCAGACCGTCGCGCAGATGAACCGGGCCGGGCTCGTCGTCCTCGAACCGGGCGCCGACGCCCGGCAGCGGATCGTGTCGCTCACCGCGAAGGCGCGTGACCTGCTGCCGCTGATCGAAGCGGAGTGGGCCGCGACGACGGAGGCGTCGGAAGCGCTGGAAGCCGAGCTGCCGTACTCGCTGCGCGCGCTGCTGGACGCGATCGTCGAAGCCCTCGACCGGAAGCCGTTCCGCGAGCGGATCGGGGAGACCGACGCCGCGCGCGAGCTGCGCTGA
- a CDS encoding nickel-dependent hydrogenase large subunit, translating into MTEMKDKTGLVEMAWDPITRIVGSLGIYTKIDWAQKKVVECHSTSSVFRGYSIFMKGKDPRDAHFITSRICGICGDNHATCSVYNQNMAYGVRPPHLGEWIINLGEAAEYMFDHNIFQENLVGVDYCERMVAETNPGVLELANRTEAPHAGDHGYRTIGDIMRSLNPLEGEFYREALQVSRSTREMFCLMEGRHVHPSTLYPGGVGTVATVQLFTDYLTRLMRYVEFMKRCLPMHDDLFDFFYEALPGYEEVGRRRILLGCWGSLNDPEHCDFTYENMAAWGRKMFVTPGVVVDGKLVTTSLLDINLGIRILLGSSFYEDWTDQPMFVTQDPLGNPVDQRHPWNQHTIPRPAKRDFDSKYSWTMSPRWFDGQDHLALDTGGGPIARLWVTALAGLVDTPYLKSTGHSVVINLPRTATKPEVTFEWKIPKWSNALERNRARTYFQAYAAALALHFADQALGEVRRGNTKTWEPFKVPDEGVSCGFTEAVRGVLSHHMVIKGGKIANYHPYPPTPWNGSVRDSFGTPGPYEDAVQNTPIFEENTQENFKGIDIMRAVRSFDPCLPCGVHMYTGKGKVLERLHTPHAFGGEFG; encoded by the coding sequence ATGACCGAGATGAAGGACAAGACCGGCCTCGTCGAGATGGCGTGGGACCCGATCACCCGGATCGTCGGCAGCCTCGGGATCTACACGAAGATCGACTGGGCGCAGAAGAAGGTCGTCGAGTGCCACAGCACGTCCTCGGTCTTCCGCGGCTACAGCATCTTCATGAAGGGCAAGGACCCGCGGGACGCGCACTTCATCACCAGCCGGATCTGCGGGATCTGCGGCGACAACCACGCGACGTGCTCGGTCTACAACCAGAACATGGCCTACGGCGTCCGCCCGCCGCACCTCGGCGAGTGGATCATCAACCTCGGCGAGGCCGCCGAGTACATGTTCGACCACAACATCTTCCAGGAGAACCTGGTCGGGGTCGACTACTGCGAGCGGATGGTCGCCGAGACCAACCCCGGCGTCCTGGAGCTGGCCAACCGCACCGAAGCACCGCACGCCGGCGACCACGGTTACCGCACCATCGGCGACATCATGCGCTCGCTCAACCCGCTCGAGGGCGAGTTCTACCGCGAGGCGCTGCAGGTGTCGCGCAGCACGCGGGAGATGTTCTGCCTGATGGAAGGACGGCACGTCCATCCGTCCACTTTGTACCCGGGCGGCGTCGGCACGGTCGCCACCGTGCAGCTGTTCACCGACTACCTGACCCGGCTGATGCGCTACGTCGAGTTCATGAAGCGCTGCCTGCCGATGCACGACGACCTCTTCGACTTCTTCTACGAAGCCCTCCCCGGCTACGAAGAGGTCGGGCGGCGCCGGATCCTGCTCGGCTGCTGGGGCAGCCTCAACGACCCCGAGCACTGCGACTTCACCTACGAGAACATGGCGGCCTGGGGCCGCAAGATGTTCGTGACGCCCGGCGTGGTCGTCGACGGCAAGCTCGTCACGACCAGCCTGCTGGACATCAACCTCGGCATCCGGATCCTGCTCGGCAGCTCGTTCTACGAGGACTGGACCGACCAGCCGATGTTCGTCACGCAGGACCCGCTCGGCAACCCGGTCGACCAGCGCCACCCGTGGAACCAGCACACCATCCCGCGGCCGGCGAAACGCGACTTCGACAGCAAGTACTCGTGGACCATGTCGCCGCGCTGGTTCGACGGCCAGGACCACCTCGCCCTCGACACCGGCGGCGGCCCGATCGCCCGGCTGTGGGTGACCGCGCTGGCCGGGCTCGTCGACACGCCGTACCTGAAGTCGACCGGGCACAGCGTCGTGATCAACCTGCCGCGCACGGCCACCAAGCCCGAAGTCACCTTCGAGTGGAAGATCCCGAAGTGGAGCAACGCGCTGGAGCGCAACCGCGCGCGAACGTACTTCCAGGCGTACGCGGCCGCGTTGGCGCTGCACTTCGCCGACCAGGCGCTCGGTGAGGTCCGCAGGGGCAACACCAAGACGTGGGAGCCGTTCAAGGTCCCCGACGAGGGCGTGAGCTGCGGCTTCACCGAAGCCGTCCGCGGCGTGCTCTCGCACCACATGGTGATCAAGGGCGGCAAGATCGCGAACTACCACCCGTACCCGCCGACGCCGTGGAACGGCAGCGTGCGCGACAGCTTCGGCACGCCGGGGCCGTACGAGGACGCCGTGCAGAACACGCCGATCTTCGAGGAGAACACGCAGGAGAACTTCAAGGGCATCGACATCATGCGCGCGGTCCGCAGCTTCGACCCGTGCCTGCCCTGCGGCGTCCACATGTACACCGGCAAGGGCAAGGTGCTGGAACGGCTGCACACCCCGCACGCGTTCGGCGGGGAGTTCGGCTGA
- a CDS encoding SIS domain-containing protein has translation MSWSPNHPDSVDVLFERRKAPVLALADDARTVAAACHDMARRFHRGGKLVVFGNGGPSTDAQHVAVEFVHPVIVGKRALPALSLTADVATVTGVASRAGLDDVFAHQLRIIGDPADIALGISTDGDCANVRRALETARGLRMLTVALTGGDGGAIAATPGLDHVLVARSADPRVVKEVHVTTYHVLWELVHVFFEHPGALTPEVAS, from the coding sequence ATGTCGTGGTCACCGAATCACCCGGACTCCGTCGACGTCCTTTTCGAGCGCCGGAAGGCCCCGGTGCTCGCCCTCGCCGACGACGCCAGGACGGTGGCGGCGGCGTGCCACGACATGGCCCGGCGCTTCCACCGCGGCGGCAAGCTCGTGGTCTTCGGCAACGGCGGCCCCAGCACCGACGCCCAGCACGTCGCGGTCGAGTTCGTCCACCCGGTCATCGTCGGCAAGCGGGCGCTGCCGGCGCTCTCGCTGACCGCCGACGTCGCGACGGTCACCGGCGTCGCCAGCCGCGCCGGCCTCGACGACGTCTTCGCCCACCAGCTGCGGATCATCGGCGACCCGGCCGACATCGCGCTCGGCATCTCGACCGACGGCGACTGCGCCAACGTCCGGCGCGCCCTGGAGACCGCCCGCGGGCTGCGGATGCTCACCGTCGCGCTGACCGGCGGCGACGGCGGGGCGATCGCCGCGACCCCCGGGCTCGACCACGTCCTCGTCGCCCGCTCCGCCGACCCGCGCGTGGTCAAGGAGGTGCACGTGACCACCTACCACGTGCTGTGGGAGCTGGTGCACGTCTTCTTCGAACACCCCGGCGCGCTGACCCCGGAGGTGGCGTCGTGA
- a CDS encoding SIS domain-containing protein, with product MTREHTPVGADGLEALYPFLYAGSSDLDAVLRQVEQSTVDKVREVVALRAEVLAADRDRLFACAQDVARAFRGGGRLLAFGNGGSSTDAQDLASLFLSPAGDARPLPAFGLTNDIAVVTALSNDIGFDVVFARQIAAFGRAGDIAVGLSTSGNSANLVRAFDEAARRGLVTVGIAGYDGGKMAELDSIDHLFVVPSPSVHRIQEAQTTLYHALWELTLGALDDLAKGDQP from the coding sequence ATGACGCGGGAGCACACCCCCGTGGGCGCGGACGGACTCGAGGCGCTGTACCCGTTCCTCTACGCGGGTTCCAGCGACCTCGACGCCGTCCTCCGCCAGGTCGAACAGTCCACTGTGGACAAGGTGCGGGAGGTCGTCGCCCTCCGCGCCGAGGTCCTCGCGGCCGACCGCGACCGCCTGTTCGCGTGCGCCCAGGACGTGGCGCGGGCGTTCCGCGGCGGCGGCCGGCTGCTCGCCTTCGGCAACGGCGGCAGCTCGACCGACGCCCAGGACCTCGCCAGCCTGTTCCTGAGCCCGGCGGGCGACGCCCGGCCGTTGCCCGCCTTCGGGCTGACGAACGACATCGCGGTGGTGACCGCCCTGTCCAACGACATCGGGTTCGACGTCGTGTTCGCCCGCCAGATCGCCGCGTTCGGGCGGGCCGGCGACATCGCGGTGGGCCTGTCGACGAGCGGGAACTCCGCGAACCTGGTGCGCGCCTTCGACGAAGCCGCCCGGCGCGGCCTGGTGACCGTCGGCATCGCCGGCTACGACGGCGGCAAGATGGCCGAGCTGGACAGCATCGACCACCTCTTCGTCGTCCCGTCCCCTTCCGTGCACCGCATCCAGGAAGCCCAGACGACCCTCTACCACGCGCTGTGGGAGCTGACCCTCGGCGCGCTCGACGACCTCGCCAAGGGTGATCAGCCGTGA
- a CDS encoding aldo/keto reductase yields the protein MENRKIARLGREVSVVGLGCWQLGADWGEVDENDALGVLHAAADGGVTFFDTADVYGDGRSERLVGRFLADRGDVFVATKMGRRVEQVPENYVAANFREWNDRSRRNLGVDTLDLVQLHCPPTPVYSSDAVYDALDAMVDEGRIKAYGVSVETCEEALTALARPHVASVQIILNCLRLKPLERVLPVAAEAGAGIIARVPLASGLLSGRYTASTTFAENDHRNFNRHGEAFDVGETFSGVPYEAGLAAVERLRGLVPEGQALARFALRWIIDQPGVSTVIPGARNAAQATANTTAAALPALSPEALAGVRETYDELIRPLVHDRW from the coding sequence ATGGAGAACCGGAAGATCGCCCGGCTGGGCCGCGAGGTGTCCGTCGTGGGGCTCGGCTGCTGGCAGCTCGGCGCCGACTGGGGCGAGGTCGACGAGAACGACGCGCTGGGCGTGCTGCACGCGGCCGCCGACGGCGGTGTCACCTTCTTCGACACCGCCGACGTCTACGGCGACGGCCGCAGCGAGCGGCTGGTCGGCCGGTTCCTCGCCGACCGCGGCGACGTCTTCGTGGCGACCAAGATGGGCCGCCGGGTCGAGCAGGTGCCGGAGAACTACGTCGCCGCGAACTTCCGCGAGTGGAACGACCGGTCGCGCCGCAACCTCGGCGTCGACACGCTCGACCTGGTGCAGCTGCACTGCCCGCCGACGCCGGTGTACTCCTCGGACGCGGTGTACGACGCCCTGGACGCGATGGTCGACGAGGGCCGCATCAAGGCCTACGGCGTCAGCGTCGAGACGTGCGAAGAAGCCCTGACGGCGTTGGCGCGGCCGCACGTGGCGTCGGTGCAGATCATCCTGAACTGCCTGCGCCTCAAGCCCCTGGAGCGGGTGCTGCCGGTCGCGGCGGAGGCGGGCGCCGGGATCATCGCGCGGGTGCCGCTGGCGTCGGGCCTGCTGTCCGGCCGGTACACGGCTTCGACGACCTTCGCGGAGAACGACCACCGGAACTTCAACCGCCACGGCGAGGCGTTCGACGTCGGCGAGACGTTCTCGGGCGTGCCCTACGAGGCCGGGCTGGCGGCCGTCGAGCGGCTGCGCGGGCTGGTGCCCGAGGGGCAGGCGCTGGCGCGGTTCGCGCTGCGCTGGATCATCGACCAGCCGGGCGTGAGCACGGTGATCCCCGGCGCGCGCAACGCCGCGCAGGCCACGGCGAACACCACGGCGGCGGCGCTGCCCGCGTTGTCCCCCGAGGCGCTGGCGGGCGTCCGCGAAACGTACGACGAGCTGATCCGGCCGCTGGTGCACGATCGCTGGTGA